GAGGTCTGGGCCCTTTGGCCCGAGGAGCCGCTGCAGCGTCCCCCCTCTCACCAGGGGACAGCAGGACACTCCCGGCCCCTCCACGGGGCTGGACGTGGCGGGTGGGTTCAGCCCCCGCGCTGCGCGTTCCTCCCCGGCACGGCTGGCTCACTGACGGCGCGTGATGCCAGGACACGGACCCTCGCCTCCCGTCCCGCCGGTGCGGGATCCGCAGGGTCGGCGCGCAACGGTCGAGAGGAGCGCGACCCCCTCACAGGCTGTGCTCCTGGCTCAGACGCTGCTGCAGGAGGGCCCAGGCCTTCTCCACCTGCCGGAGAACCCACATGGGGTGGCACCTCAGAGCCCACGGCCGAGCCAGGGACAAGGCGAGCGGCACCacggcaggggcaggggcaggggcaggagcgtCACACAAGGGTCCCACGcttcctgtcccttccctgctgcatttACATCCCCAAATTCATCCCTCGTggccatgcccagaggcagcctCGATGGTGAGCAGCATGCCCAGGCACACCATGCGTGACCCAGGCACAGCACTGGGTCCCCGTCGTGGTCACCCGCCTCCCCCTTTGCCACCCACAACAgaccccagggctgcagccggcCCGGGGCTCACCTGCTTGTGGGTGATGTCGGGCTCCCAGAGCGTGCAGAGCACCACCTGCGACTGCTCCACCCTTTGGCTGTTGGTCATCTGGCTCTGCAGCCGGCTGCGAGCAGCCTCCTCGCTCAGCCCGTCCCTGGCCATGACGCGCTTCACAGCCTGGCAGGACCAGGGGGGACACTCAGGCGCTCGGCGGGGAAGCCGAGaaccagccccagcagcaagcGACGGGCCAAGGGGCATCGCCCACCTCCTCCTCCGGGATGATGGCCGTCCACACCTCATGGACCATGTCTTGCCAGCCAGCCTCCAGCAGCACGGCAGCGTCCAGCACACACACGGCCTTTCCTATGGGACGAGGCCATTCCTCATTACCTGGCAATCGCAAGGCAGCGCGACTGCTCCCGGGGTCCAACCCAGCCAGTCCACTTACGCTCCCAGAGTCACGCCTTCCTGCAAACTGGCAGCACAGACCCTTTACTGCTGAGCCAAAGAACCTCACGTGGAAAAGAGCGCAGCAGGCAGAGGCTGCGTTTGCTTAAAGGGCATACCCGGGATGGCAGGCCTACCAGGCACGGCAAGCCAATGCCTTCAGCCAAATGCCTATTGAGCTACCAACAGCATCTCCCAAGAGCTGGAAAAATTCCGCTCCCAGAAGGAATACACACCACGCTCACTGCTGGAGCACTACACCAAAAACGAACTTGAAGTCACgtgggaaagagaaagcaacCTCTACGCTCCTTCAGAGTAGGAAGCTTGAGGTAAGCCTGTCCCAGCTGCCGGCCCAGCTGAGCGGAGGGGTTTGCTCAGAGATGTGCTGGTGAAAATCCTCAgcaagctgcccagcagagaagaggGGGGTCTGAGCATGGAAAATACTCACGGTGCTGCCAAAAGCAACAGATTCCCGGGAGCCCAGGGTCATGGTGTGCTGCACAAGACCGTGCCCCCAACTCCCACCTTTGTGCTGCGATGGGAGCCGCCCCCGTTACCTTGAGCATCTGCCTCCCCGATCTGCTCCTTGACCATCCGGGCCATCTCAGGCCACACAATGTCCGTGAGACTCTTCAGCCGCTCCTAGGAAGCACCACAACGGGATTTGGTTACTTGCCCTCAGAACCCCTGGGCAGCCAACAAGGGGATcgctggtggcagcagcagtcACAGAGGGTGCCCAAAAAGAACCGGGCTAAAGCACGGGGGATGGACCCGGCCCATCGCCTGCTCGCTAAGCGCGAGGAAGGAAAGCTTCCACGCTGGCCAGAGGCTCCCACGCCTGCTGAGGGGGTCGAAGctctttttcctattattttccttgccctgccaggcacagcagaaCCTCGGTCTCTGCTGCAAGAGGCGCTTTGCAAAGACCCGCTTGGCAGCACCCACGCGAAACCTGTCCGTCTCGGGGGAACCCCTCGAGCTGCCTTCACGCTTGGGCTGGGGCAGCCCGCAGGACCTGAGCGAAAGGCTGAGCACTGGCCCGGCCAACAAAGCCAGGCGCAGAGGGTCAGGTTCGGCTGCCACGTCACCGAGCCCCGCCGGGTACAAGCCCAAACCACGCAAGGGTCAGAGAGCACCGGCTCTGCGTACGTCAGGGCTGTTGCTCTGCGCTGGGTGAAGGACAAGTGTGGGACagaggggacggggatggggaggcagcagcagctgccgggGCGAGAGGAGTGTGTCCAGCACGGCTGCCCGCTCGGCTACAGAGACAGGATCTCTGTGTCCTGCCCTGTCCGTACGTCACTGCCAGAAAGTACAGTCAGGAAGGCGTCATCAGCTCAAagggctgaaaaataaaaagcctcagCACAGATAGAGAGCTCCCTGCTCACGAGATTAAATATTGACAGTCTCTGTGGTGCTTTTACCTGGTTTCCAAACACTTTGGCCCCAAGGACTTTCCTGTTAATTGTCCCATCTTCATTCAAGATTTCTGCAAGACAGAAGCAGAACAGGCTTGGCAGGAATGAATCCAACTCACTTCCCTGCAGCACGCCTAGGTCGGAGGGAAAGGATTTCAGCACGGGGCTCTCAAAGGGACCCAGAAAGGAGCTGTAGGACCCGACCTGGCAGCTCCTCACCTTACTCTGGAAAAGGACAGGGAAGAGCTTTTCCTCGACAAACGGCAGCGTGGTTTAGCCTTCCACACCAGCCAGTTTACAGTAGCTCTGACATGGGACGCGCAAGACGTGGGGCAGGCAGTGGTTTGCCCTGCTCAGGCCCAACCATCACCGACCCAGCTAGGGCCCCATCTGGGTGGCGTGGAGCCCAAAAGccacgggcagggaggggagcgcaGGCCAGGACAGCTCCCTGGGACATGAGGATGATGGCAcacccctccctcctcttcctcctcccagtcTTCCCCACAGCCTTCAGCGACTCTACCTGTCCCAAAGGCCGCCACCACCTGCTCGTAGGCAGGGCCACCGGGGACATAGACGGCGTGGCCCAGCTTGTCAGCGTCGATGAGGAACGCTCCCAGATGCCCCAGAATTTTGGCGATGGAGGTCTTCCCACTCCCGGTTCCTCCAGTCAGGCCGATCACGTACGGGCGCGAAGGCAAGGCAGGGTCTTGCTACGGGAAGGAGGAAAGCTGTTGCCAGCAGACGGAGGACACGGGCTCTGCTGGAGAAGGATCCCGGCCACCCAGCCTGGAGATGGGCATGAAAGGTCCtggccctgcagagcaggagcctgctcctgccagggGCCAGTgcaggcggcaggcaggcagTCCTCCGAAATTTGTCCCCCTGCAGCAGGGGGATGAGCTGGCTCTTCAGCTCCCGAGGCTGCCACCCCTCCTCCTGGGCACGCTGTTCCCATCGCAGCCCGCGACTCTCCAagcgcccctccccgccccccctcaCCCGCGGGGGCCGCAGCAGcgtccccagcagcctctgccGGAGGCTGGAGGAGCTGATCTTCTCCTCCTCGTTCTGACTGTGGTCAGGGTCCTTCATCAACAGGATCTCGTAGAGAGCCAGCTCGGGGAGCCCCTGCCAAGAGAAGAGAGCCCAGAGGGCCGTCAGCTGTGGGCACGCAGCGGAGGGAAGGGGGCTCAGCGGGAGGTCAAGGCCTAAACGAAGCAGCACAAACGAGGCTGCAGCCGCCCCCAGCGTCCCCACAGGGCAGCTCCATTCCCGCGAGGGGCACGTTCCCGGCAGCcaagagggaaagggagcccaCAGAGCTGCCCGTCTGACCCCCACCCTCCGCACGCGCGGGGCTGACGGCGCTGCCCGGGGTCGTGCCGCATGTAGAGGCTGCTGCCCCACCCTTGGGGCACACGTGGCCGCGGAGAGCTCGGCGCAAAGCACCCACCTACGGGGTGCCGGCAGACACGTGCGCTGGCATCCTGCCCTCGAGCCCGGGCTGCGGCACGCCGGGGCACCGAACAGCCGTGGCTGCTCACCGAGACCCGATCTGCCCACGGCCAGCGGCAGGCAGGGGCGagagggggggaaggggcagcccACCGGGCTCCTGCGCAGGCATTACGTTTTCGAGTCTCTTCTTGTTCACGGCCTCCCCTCCCCTGCGGGTCTCCTCGCTGACCACCAAGCACTGCAGGTCGGGGTCCGTGATTGAGGGGCCGTAGGGGTCGACCAGAGGCACGATGTCGTAACGCAGCGAGGGCTGCACGTCCTCCAGGAACTCGCGCAGCTTCGCCGCTCGCAGCTCGTACGGCTCGATCAGCTCCATCAGGACCTTGTCTGCCGGGCGCCAGGAGGGCGGAGAAGTAAGAGAGCGTCCGCTTAACAACGCGCAGCTCCCGGCGAAGCAGCGGAGAGCGACGGAAAAGCAAAACCGGGAGACGGAGACAAAACCCGTCCGTGACTCTGGGAGGCTGCCTCCTCcggctcccctcgcccccgccgcacccccggctccccctcTGCGTGCCTCGCTCGCTGGCGCGGACGGGACGCCGGGTCCCCACCGTCACCCCGCCCGGGCGCTGTGGGTGCGCGGCCGCCGGGACCCCACGCACCACGGGGCCCCCCGACCGCGGCACCGGCCCCTCGCACCGCCCCGTCCCGGTCAGCACCGGGCTGAGCCCTCGGCCCCACGCCGGCAGCAGGGCCGGCCGcccgcagctccccccccccccggccccagcgcggggccgcccgccccgggacTCACGGCGCAGCAGGTCGCCATCGGCCACCCCGGCCAGGAGCCGCTGCCgggccaggaggcagcaggcgCTGAGCAGGAAGCGGTGGGCGCCGTGGAGGCGGTCGAAGGTGCCGCCGACCACCACGTCGGAGAAGTCGGGGAGCGCCGCGTCGGGGTCCTCGGGGCCGTCCTCGGGGCCGTCCTCGGGGCCctccccggggccccccccgggctccTCGGGGCCGCCCAGCAGCAGGGCGGGCAGGCGCGGGGGGCAGCCGTAGGCGGCGGCGGCCAGGTGCTGCAGGCCGAGCTCcaccggccccggcggccccggcgcctcggcggcggcggccagcaggacgcggggcggccgggccaggcggcggccggggcccaGCAGGACGCGCAGGTCCAGGCcccgctgcgccgccgccgccgcgtagAGCGCGGCCagggcgcggagcagcgcggggcaggcgggcggcgcggcggggcgcggcgcgggggcggccaGGCGCAGCCCCGGCTGTAGGTGCACGTACAGCGGCCCCGCCaccacccccgccgccgccgccagcgccgccgccgcccgccggggcagCGCGCCCAGCGGCGCCGTCAGCACCAGCAGCCCCGAGCCGAAGGGCGGCATGGCCCGGCCGGAAGCCCCTGCCGCCGCCCCAGAACGCgccgcgggcccgggcccgcctCCCCGGCGAGCCCGGCCGGGGGCCCGGCGTCGCTGCCCGGCAGCGGGGGAGGGAGGTCGCGgggcgcgccggggcgggcgAGCGTCGGGACCGGGCTCCGCCCGCGGAGGGAGGAGACGGAcaggcccggcccccccccgcccgcggcacCGGGCCCGGCCCCCGTCGCGGTCCCCGCCGGCCCCGTGGGGCGCGGCCGGATGCCGGGGACCCGCCGCGCGGGGGGCAGGGGCATCCCCCCGGGGACCGGGCTGaaccccccgccagcccccgggcagggctgctgggcgaggggctgcggcgAGAGGGACGGAGGCGGGAGCCGTACGGCTGCAAAGGGCTTTATTGGCGACGCGGTGGGGCCGAGGCCCCCGGCCGGGACGGGCGCCGCAGGGCCAGGGGTCCGCCCCGCAGCGCGGCtcccccggcggccccgctcagggccgctccccgccggcctcGCCGCGGCCGAACACGAAGTCGTGCATGGCCCGGACGTACGCCGAGCCGTCGGGGCTGGCCAGCCTCAGGCGCGAGAGCGGGGCGAAGAGCTGGGTGGTGACGCAgcgcaggggagggcagggggtgccgaTGGCCTCCAGGAACACCTGGCACGGCAGAGGGGTCGGACCCGTCCCCGGCACGGCCGCAGGGCTGGGGCCTCACGGCCGCCCCTGGGCACAGACCCCCTCCAGACCCCTTCGCCCCCACCCCGCAGGGACTGACCTGCAGGacctcctccacctcctgggCCACGTCGTGGAAGAGGCTCTGGCAGTGCCGCAGGTACCGGCGGTAGAGGCCCTGCGTCTCGGCATCCAGGCCCTGCAGCTCGCTGCCCTCGGGGTCCGGGCGCTGCAGCTTGGCCAGGAAGCTGGTGTTGACGGGTCCGCACTCCACCAGCGTCAggctgcgggagggagcggggcggcagctCTGAGCCGAGCGCGTGAGCCGCCGCGGTACCCCCTGTCCCGGCATCCC
The nucleotide sequence above comes from Mycteria americana isolate JAX WOST 10 ecotype Jacksonville Zoo and Gardens chromosome 22, USCA_MyAme_1.0, whole genome shotgun sequence. Encoded proteins:
- the COASY gene encoding bifunctional coenzyme A synthase, whose translation is MPPFGSGLLVLTAPLGALPRRAAAALAAAAGVVAGPLYVHLQPGLRLAAPAPRPAAPPACPALLRALAALYAAAAAQRGLDLRVLLGPGRRLARPPRVLLAAAAEAPGPPGPVELGLQHLAAAAYGCPPRLPALLLGGPEEPGGGPGEGPEDGPEDGPEDPDAALPDFSDVVVGGTFDRLHGAHRFLLSACCLLARQRLLAGVADGDLLRHKVLMELIEPYELRAAKLREFLEDVQPSLRYDIVPLVDPYGPSITDPDLQCLVVSEETRRGGEAVNKKRLENGLPELALYEILLMKDPDHSQNEEEKISSSSLRQRLLGTLLRPPRQDPALPSRPYVIGLTGGTGSGKTSIAKILGHLGAFLIDADKLGHAVYVPGGPAYEQVVAAFGTEILNEDGTINRKVLGAKVFGNQERLKSLTDIVWPEMARMVKEQIGEADAQGKAVCVLDAAVLLEAGWQDMVHEVWTAIIPEEEAVKRVMARDGLSEEAARSRLQSQMTNSQRVEQSQVVLCTLWEPDITHKQVEKAWALLQQRLSQEHSL